In Brevibacillus marinus, the genomic window ACTTGGTTTGCAATGAATACAATGTAAATGAGCAGTGGACGTACCAATTGGTGTGGGAGGTGAAACCACGATGACAACCTGGGTAGATAAAGAAACCTGTATTGCCTGTGGGGCTTGTGGAGCAACAGCTCCTGACGTGTTTGACTACGATGACGAAGGCCTCGCTTACAACAAACTGGATGACAATACCAATACAGCGGAAATTCCCGATATCTTGGCCGATGACGTCCGAGACGCCGCTGAAGGCTGTCCAACCGATTCGATCAAGATCGAGGAATAATCATACCGGGGAAAGGCCACTCGTCGCGAACCGCGAGCGAGTGGCCTTTTGTCCTGTCTGCCTCCCTGCTTTTCATCCGTCTGCGTTCTTGCTATAATTGATGAAGGTTTTTCTGTGGACACGATACATAGGAGGAGGAAGCCAATGTCATTTGCCAACAAAGTAGTTGATGCCTTTATTGAAATCCCGCGCGGGAGTCAAAACAAATACGAATACGACAAGGAAGCCGGCGTTTTCCGGCTGGATCGGGTGCTGTACTCGCCGATGCACTACCCCACGGAGTACGGTTACCTGGACAAGACGTTGGCACTGGACGGCGATCCGCTGGACATTCTCGTGCTGACCACCTTCCCGACCTTTCCCGGCTGCGTCATCAAAAGCCGCGTCATTGGCGTGCTGATCATGTCCGATGACAAAGGACAGGATGAGAAACTGCTGGGGGTACCGGTGGACGATCCCCGTTTCGACCATGTGCAGACGCTTGACGATGTATCGCCGCACGTGCTGAAGGAGATTTCCCACTTCTTCGAACGGTACAAAGACCTGGAGAATAAAGTCACGAAAATCGAGGGATGGCAAGGTCCCCAAGAGGCAGCCAAGTTGATCGACGAATGCCTCGCCCGCTATCAGGAGCAAAAATAGCCGGACATGCGACGCGGATCGCCGGCAAACAGGCCGCGGATGTTTGGTTTGCCGCGCCGGCCGCCGTGCGGATGGTCGCGGGAGTTTTTCCAATCTTCTCTCTTGACGTCCCACCGCACGCATGTTAAAGTAAGTAGCGAGTTTTCCTACACATTCATACAGCAACAACGACGATGATGAAGAGATGCTGTTCAGGGGAAACCCTCAGAGAGCCGGTGGTCGCTGCAAACCGGTGGTTCCCGGAACAGACGAGCCCTTCGGAGTTGCCAAACTGAACGGAACGGCGGTTCCCAGTAGGTTTGTTCGGTTGATCCGTTATCTCGCAGGTCCTGGACCTGGCAAGGTCTCCCTTTGCGAGAAGGGAGACAAATGAGGGTGGCACCACGAAGGACATGCCTCTCGTCCCTCACTACAGCAGTAGTGGGCGTACGGGAGGTTTTTTATTTTTCCATTTCGATAGGAGGAAGAGAGAATGTTTAAAGTATTGATTACCGATCCGCTCAGCGAACATGGGATCCAGCAGCTGCTGGAAGCGCCGGATGTGGAAGTGGTTCAGCAGACGAACCTCTCCCCCAGCGACCTGCTCGCGGTGATCGGCGAATACGATGCGCTGCTGGTGCGCAGCCAGACGCAGGTGACGGCGGACGTGTTTGCCGCCGGCAAGCGGTTGAAAGTGGTTGGCCGGGCCGGCGTCGGCGTCGACAATATCGACTTGGCGGCGGCCACCCAGGCAGGTGTGGTGGTCATCAACGCGCCGGACGGGAACACCATCTCGACGGCCGAGCACTCCTTTGCCATGCTGATGGCGGTCGCCCGCAACATCCCGCAAGCGCACAAAAAGCTGGTCGACGGCACATGGGACCGGAAAAGCTTCCAAGGTGTCGAGCTGAACGGCAAAACGCTCGGCGTGATCGGGATGGGACGGATTGGTTCCGAGGTGGCGAAACGGGCCAAGGCGTTCAACATGAAAGTGATCGGCTACGATCCTTTCCTGACCGAAGAACGGGCGCAGAAGCTGGGCGTGATCATCGGCACGGTCGACGACATCCTGCGGGAGGCCGACTTCATCACCGTGCACACGCCGTTGACCAAGGAGACCCGGCACATGATCAGCTCGGCTGAGCTGGCCAAAGCGAAAACCGGCGTCCGCATTGTCAACTGCGCGCGCGGCGGGATCATCGACGAAAAAGCGCTTTATGAAGCAATCCTCAGCGGCAAAGTGGCAGGCGCCGCCCTTGACGTGTACGAAGAAGAGCCGCCCACAAACAATCCGCTGATCGGACTGCCGCAGGTGGTCACCACCCCGCATCTGGGGGCGTCGACGGTGGAAGCGCAAGAAAACGTGGCGATCGACGTGTCGGAGGAGCTGCTTAAAGTGCTGCGCGGCCAACCGTTCAAAAATGCGGTCAACCTCCCGTCGATCCCCGCGCACGTCCTGGAGCGGGTACAGCCGTACAACGAACTGGGCGAAAAGCTGGGCAGTTTCCTGGCGCAAGTGACGGTGGGATCGCTGCAGGAGATTACGATCACCTACAGCGGGGAACTGGCCGATGTCGATACGTCGCCGCTCACGCGGACCATTTTGAAGGGGATCCTCTCCTACCGCCTGGGCGATCAAGTGAACTTCGTCAACGCCCCGCACTTGGCGAAAGTGCGTGAGATCAATGTAACGGAACAAAAATCGACACAAAGCCGCGGCTTTACCAACCTGTTGACGGTTGAACTGAAAACCAATCTGGAGACGCGGATGGTCGCCGGAACCCGCCTGAACGGTTACGGCTCGCGGATCGTCAAGATCGACAACTACTCGATCGACCTGGCCCCCGCCGGTCAGCTGCTCTACATCCACCACAATGACCGTCCCGGTGTGATCGGGCGGGTGGGAAGCATCCTCGGCTCCAACGATATCAACATTGCCACGATGCAGGTGGGACGGCGCGACGTTGGCGGCGACGCGATCATGGTGCTCACCGTCGATAAGCCGCTCTCGCCGGAACTTTTGGACACGCTGGGCGAATTAAGCGAAATCACCAGCGTGACCCAGCTGGAGCTGTAACCTGCTTCCGCTCGCGCACATCCCCTTTTTTTACAAAAGAGCGGATGGAAGGAACACTTGTCGGCTCCGTATGTTCAGGGATCGCAAACCACACAATAGGGGAATGAGAAACATGAAGCAAACGGTACATCGCGCTTACAATTTTAACGCTGGTCCTGCTGCCCTGCCCTTGGCCGTATTGGAGAAAGCCCAGCAGGAGCTGCTGGACTTCCGCGGCAGCGGCATGTCGGTGATGGAATTGAGCCACCGCAGCGCAACCTATGAAGACGTGCACAACCAAGCAATTGCCCTGCTGAGAGAACTGCTCTCCATC contains:
- a CDS encoding ferredoxin — protein: MTTWVDKETCIACGACGATAPDVFDYDDEGLAYNKLDDNTNTAEIPDILADDVRDAAEGCPTDSIKIEE
- a CDS encoding inorganic diphosphatase; protein product: MSFANKVVDAFIEIPRGSQNKYEYDKEAGVFRLDRVLYSPMHYPTEYGYLDKTLALDGDPLDILVLTTFPTFPGCVIKSRVIGVLIMSDDKGQDEKLLGVPVDDPRFDHVQTLDDVSPHVLKEISHFFERYKDLENKVTKIEGWQGPQEAAKLIDECLARYQEQK
- the serA gene encoding phosphoglycerate dehydrogenase — protein: MFKVLITDPLSEHGIQQLLEAPDVEVVQQTNLSPSDLLAVIGEYDALLVRSQTQVTADVFAAGKRLKVVGRAGVGVDNIDLAAATQAGVVVINAPDGNTISTAEHSFAMLMAVARNIPQAHKKLVDGTWDRKSFQGVELNGKTLGVIGMGRIGSEVAKRAKAFNMKVIGYDPFLTEERAQKLGVIIGTVDDILREADFITVHTPLTKETRHMISSAELAKAKTGVRIVNCARGGIIDEKALYEAILSGKVAGAALDVYEEEPPTNNPLIGLPQVVTTPHLGASTVEAQENVAIDVSEELLKVLRGQPFKNAVNLPSIPAHVLERVQPYNELGEKLGSFLAQVTVGSLQEITITYSGELADVDTSPLTRTILKGILSYRLGDQVNFVNAPHLAKVREINVTEQKSTQSRGFTNLLTVELKTNLETRMVAGTRLNGYGSRIVKIDNYSIDLAPAGQLLYIHHNDRPGVIGRVGSILGSNDINIATMQVGRRDVGGDAIMVLTVDKPLSPELLDTLGELSEITSVTQLEL